The following are encoded in a window of Deinococcus sedimenti genomic DNA:
- a CDS encoding hybrid sensor histidine kinase/response regulator, with the protein MTSLTPPVTLDPELTATYLQDARSVAAGLEDATVDLWVPDDRPRALDTLWVLSHRLHGTAGLYGHPQTAALAALLERLMEGRAWLNTDDAIPILTEILERANTCFGDAFNQIEQGQSEGDVGLQFADLGGPAQVTELLRTQPFQLQARQANRDDQEELPFAVVNAAIWEDFGPEAAELTATLRAGLHADTPDLTALFRAAHTLKGSSAMVGLAEMAEVGHAMEDLLGAAREDAVTLDRALPLIDDGLNVVDLVLAHAEGQVRESPQHRIQGYRAAVAALLSGQDPTTLIPTPEGQAQAAPVQEARLSVRVDSGRLDGMLDDVAGLVAARARLNGLLLRQQQIARSLDAAHERVQRTVRDFEERYLNPNLTPGGASAGVPLDRTPGQAPVSVDLGLQDRLADFGALELDSYDDLNILARAVTELSADLVEVRAQTAQAISTLGDELTGLEKLTRQLRVELSRARLVPLERVTAPLHRWAGRREDLKLTVHGEDSLIDAQYAGPLGQALLHLLTNAAVHGAQSSEDRAEQGKKPLLQVSVDAHVADGHLHVTVRDDGRGLNYDALRQRALQSGHVSAGELGSMTDAQTAQLVFLPGLSTAAQVTQEAGRGVGMDAVRDTITRLGGRVSISSVPGQGTATTLHVPIAQQITDVLVLRAGTQRVAVLASQVQGMTVLDGDAPDGSVDLSDLWGETPAQTRYVARLSVPAEDGGTLHLIVDEFHSIEEIVLRPAGNLLSPLEYLSGMTTLNDEHGQAFPVAVLNPAGLRRARRAQRTGVAAALQSAGRILLVDDSLSVRRHVGRSLERFGYQVTTASDGQEALERLLAGEPADLLLSDLEMPRMNGFELLRAVRSSAAHAGLPVVIMTTRAGEKHQQLAMELGANDYLAKPAEERLLHRRLDALLAAAGVQA; encoded by the coding sequence GTGACGTCCCTCACCCCCCCGGTCACCCTGGACCCGGAACTCACAGCCACCTACCTGCAGGACGCCCGCAGCGTCGCTGCCGGGCTGGAGGACGCCACCGTCGACCTGTGGGTTCCCGACGACCGCCCCCGCGCCCTGGACACCCTGTGGGTGCTCAGCCACCGCCTGCACGGCACCGCCGGCCTGTACGGCCACCCGCAGACCGCCGCGCTCGCCGCGCTGCTCGAACGCCTGATGGAAGGCCGCGCGTGGCTGAACACCGACGACGCCATTCCGATCCTCACCGAGATCCTGGAACGCGCCAACACCTGCTTCGGTGACGCCTTCAACCAGATCGAGCAGGGCCAGAGCGAGGGCGACGTGGGACTGCAGTTCGCCGACCTGGGCGGCCCCGCCCAGGTGACCGAACTGCTGCGCACCCAGCCCTTCCAGTTGCAGGCGCGGCAGGCCAATCGCGACGACCAGGAAGAACTGCCCTTCGCGGTCGTGAACGCCGCCATCTGGGAGGACTTCGGCCCGGAAGCGGCTGAACTGACCGCCACGCTGCGCGCCGGCCTGCACGCCGACACGCCCGACCTGACCGCGTTGTTCCGCGCCGCGCACACCCTGAAGGGCAGCAGCGCCATGGTGGGCCTGGCCGAGATGGCCGAGGTCGGGCACGCCATGGAGGACCTGCTGGGCGCCGCCCGTGAGGACGCCGTCACCCTGGACCGCGCGCTGCCGCTGATCGACGACGGCCTGAACGTCGTGGATCTCGTGCTCGCGCACGCCGAGGGGCAGGTCCGGGAATCCCCGCAGCACCGCATCCAGGGCTACCGCGCCGCCGTGGCTGCGCTGCTCAGCGGGCAGGACCCCACCACCCTGATCCCCACCCCCGAAGGGCAGGCGCAGGCCGCCCCGGTGCAGGAAGCGCGCCTGAGCGTCCGCGTGGACAGCGGCCGCCTGGACGGCATGCTGGACGACGTGGCCGGACTGGTCGCCGCGCGCGCGCGCCTGAACGGCCTGCTGCTGCGCCAGCAGCAGATCGCCCGCAGCCTCGACGCCGCGCACGAACGCGTGCAGCGTACCGTGCGCGACTTCGAGGAACGCTACCTGAACCCCAACCTGACCCCCGGCGGGGCCAGCGCGGGCGTGCCGCTGGACCGCACGCCCGGCCAGGCGCCGGTCAGCGTGGACCTGGGCCTGCAGGACCGCCTCGCGGACTTCGGGGCGCTGGAACTCGACAGTTACGACGACCTGAACATCCTCGCGCGCGCCGTGACCGAGCTGAGCGCCGACCTCGTGGAGGTCCGCGCGCAGACCGCGCAGGCCATCAGCACACTGGGCGACGAACTGACCGGCCTGGAAAAACTCACCCGTCAGCTGCGCGTGGAACTCAGCCGCGCCCGCCTCGTGCCGCTCGAGCGCGTCACCGCGCCCCTGCACCGCTGGGCCGGGCGCCGCGAGGACCTGAAACTCACCGTGCACGGCGAGGACAGCCTGATCGACGCGCAGTACGCCGGGCCGCTCGGGCAGGCGCTGCTGCACCTCCTGACGAACGCCGCCGTGCACGGCGCGCAGAGCTCCGAGGACCGCGCCGAGCAGGGCAAGAAGCCGCTGCTGCAGGTCAGCGTGGACGCCCACGTCGCCGACGGTCACCTGCACGTCACCGTGCGCGACGACGGGCGCGGCCTGAACTACGACGCGCTGCGCCAGCGCGCCCTGCAGTCCGGGCACGTCAGCGCCGGCGAGCTGGGCAGCATGACCGACGCGCAGACCGCGCAGCTGGTGTTCCTGCCGGGCCTGAGCACCGCCGCGCAGGTCACGCAGGAAGCCGGACGCGGCGTCGGCATGGACGCCGTGCGCGACACCATCACCCGCTTGGGCGGCCGCGTCAGCATCAGCAGCGTGCCCGGCCAGGGTACCGCCACCACCCTGCACGTCCCCATCGCGCAGCAGATCACCGACGTGCTCGTCCTGCGCGCTGGCACCCAGCGCGTCGCGGTGCTCGCCAGTCAGGTGCAGGGCATGACCGTCCTCGACGGTGACGCCCCCGACGGCAGCGTGGACCTCAGCGACCTGTGGGGCGAGACGCCCGCCCAGACCCGCTACGTGGCCCGCCTGTCCGTCCCGGCCGAAGACGGCGGCACGCTGCACCTCATCGTGGACGAATTCCACAGCATCGAGGAAATCGTGCTGCGCCCCGCCGGGAACCTCCTGAGCCCGCTGGAGTACCTCAGCGGCATGACCACCCTGAACGACGAGCACGGACAGGCGTTCCCGGTCGCCGTCCTGAACCCCGCCGGTCTGCGCCGCGCCCGCCGCGCCCAGCGCACCGGCGTCGCCGCCGCCCTCCAGAGCGCCGGACGGATCCTGCTCGTCGACGACAGCCTCAGCGTGCGCCGCCACGTGGGTCGCAGCCTGGAACGCTTCGGGTATCAGGTCACCACCGCCAGCGACGGCCAGGAAGCCCTGGAACGCCTGCTGGCAGGCGAACCAGCCGACCTGCTGCTGAGCGACCTGGAAATGCCGCGCATGAACGGCTTCGAGCTGCTGCGCGCCGTGCGCTCCAGCGCCGCGCACGCCGGACTGCCCGTGGTCATCATGACCACCCGCGCTGGGGAGAAACACCAGCAGCTCGCCATGGAACTCGGCGCGAACGACTACCTCGCCAAACCCGCCGAGGAACGCCTGCTGCACCGCCGACTCGACGCGCTGCTCGCCGCCGCCGGAGTCCAGGCATGA
- a CDS encoding response regulator transcription factor, producing the protein MARILIVDDSPADLKFMEAALKATPHSVTALNDPAQVEAVADQLRPDLLLVDVVMPGRNGYEVVRGLRRQPGMESLKVVFVSSKGTETDVKWGLRQGADDYIVKPYTPEQVLGVVNRLIG; encoded by the coding sequence ATGGCCCGAATCCTGATTGTTGATGACTCCCCCGCCGACCTGAAGTTCATGGAAGCCGCCCTGAAAGCCACCCCGCACAGCGTCACCGCGCTGAACGACCCCGCCCAGGTGGAAGCGGTCGCCGACCAGCTGCGCCCGGACCTGCTGCTCGTGGACGTCGTCATGCCCGGCCGCAACGGCTACGAGGTCGTGCGCGGCCTGCGCCGCCAGCCCGGCATGGAATCCCTGAAGGTCGTGTTCGTGTCCAGCAAGGGCACCGAAACCGACGTGAAGTGGGGCCTGCGCCAGGGCGCCGACGACTACATCGTCAAACCCTACACCCCCGAGCAGGTGCTCGGCGTCGTGAACCGGCTGATCGGCTGA
- a CDS encoding DUF4388 domain-containing protein, with translation MTAGDGAACLVVSPHLSRALSHAALIEAAGWTATTAAGGLHALTQIEREKPVLVTIDPLLEDLSPADLHEILRDDPATADTIVLIPGAQRPARYGGPFDVSVPAGLTAPDALALALQALGGATAPTWHDPESAALSGELGTLPLTDILLCAQELQLSGLLLIYHGPQPAHLVLRKGEIIDAECGERTAPQAITHLLSSRAPGDFRFHLMPPDPLSAYPRGVTTPTSRLLMEAAVHEDHAHAAPQSSALEAS, from the coding sequence ATGACCGCGGGCGACGGGGCCGCCTGCCTGGTGGTGTCCCCCCACCTGTCACGCGCCCTGTCGCACGCCGCCCTGATCGAAGCGGCCGGCTGGACCGCCACGACCGCCGCCGGCGGCCTGCACGCCCTCACGCAGATCGAACGCGAGAAACCGGTCCTGGTGACCATCGACCCGCTGCTGGAAGACCTGAGTCCCGCCGACCTGCACGAGATCCTGCGCGACGACCCCGCCACCGCAGACACCATCGTCCTGATCCCTGGCGCGCAGCGGCCCGCCCGGTACGGCGGCCCCTTCGACGTGAGCGTTCCTGCCGGCCTGACCGCCCCGGACGCCCTGGCGCTGGCCCTGCAGGCCCTGGGGGGCGCCACCGCGCCCACCTGGCACGACCCCGAGAGCGCCGCGCTGAGCGGGGAACTGGGCACCCTGCCCCTGACCGACATCCTGCTGTGCGCGCAGGAACTGCAACTGTCCGGGCTGCTGCTGATCTACCATGGCCCGCAGCCCGCTCACCTCGTGCTGCGCAAAGGTGAGATCATTGACGCGGAATGCGGGGAACGCACCGCCCCCCAGGCGATCACGCACCTGCTGAGCAGCCGCGCTCCGGGCGACTTCCGCTTTCACCTCATGCCGCCCGATCCCCTCAGCGCCTACCCGCGCGGCGTGACCACGCCCACCTCGCGCCTGCTGATGGAAGCGGCCGTGCACGAGGATCACGCCCACGCCGCTCCGCAATCATCCGCCCTGGAGGCCTCATGA
- a CDS encoding methyl-accepting chemotaxis protein has product MQLQFQTARLNRANRKTNAQRVGWLGQLRVGQKLSLAAFAFAIPLTVLVSTLLVEQQTAITKTKRELNGIEQFGPLRDINTNLASFVATALRGDTAGAEKATAAMDSAIDRLEGQVSPEYRERVQNLRRDWKTLPDSVGTQPDLAILQTYAQLLSTYQRDLSEDLLTQSGLMLDPVPQTFHTMESTLRILPRLSTGLNLAGLTTEAGRREAGEDTAYLSVLRDLNVTLQEALTAYNASVDRVVRADPEAGKALNEAALKLNDAVTPALADLGAAVEAGNLNGVDVQGIQNNALLQVGAAYNSGLTALQRDLTDRVDTTERQRLLSLLAIIAALVLAFTLLIRLSRAIVKPLTELTRASRAVSSGDLNVQVPVQTRDELGYMAYTFNNATTQLRVNEEKNVAEREEAAKLQNNIGSFLDVTMDIAGGDLTRRGVVSEDVLGNVVDSINLMVDELGEVLGEVQKASVSVTDASRDMLSTTDQIVKGADTTTQETRRVADQVRAVTDGFREMAEAAQQSAESARQALEASQQGREAVLGTLDGMQNIRREVQGVARRIKTLGERSLEIQEIVDTISRLSSQTNLLALNASIEAAGAGAAGSRFAIVADEVRKLADSSAQATARIASLIRTVQLEITEVVTSVEDNTREVEQGYRVAAVAGERIEQLGKLAAESAQFAERINTATTEQVRSVEQVSEAVQQIGQVAEESNESVEQGRAAARRLQHLAQNLLQSLSRFKLPTN; this is encoded by the coding sequence ATGCAACTCCAGTTCCAGACCGCCCGCCTGAACCGCGCCAACCGCAAAACCAACGCCCAGCGTGTCGGCTGGCTGGGACAGCTGCGCGTGGGCCAGAAGCTCTCGCTCGCCGCGTTCGCGTTCGCCATCCCCCTGACCGTGCTGGTCAGCACCCTGCTCGTCGAGCAGCAGACCGCCATCACCAAAACCAAACGCGAGCTGAACGGGATCGAGCAGTTCGGCCCGCTGCGCGACATCAACACCAACCTCGCCAGCTTCGTCGCCACCGCCCTGCGCGGCGACACGGCCGGCGCCGAGAAGGCCACGGCCGCCATGGACAGCGCCATCGACCGCCTGGAAGGACAGGTGTCGCCCGAGTACCGCGAGCGCGTGCAGAACCTGCGCCGCGACTGGAAGACCCTGCCCGACTCGGTCGGCACGCAGCCCGACCTGGCGATCCTGCAGACCTACGCCCAGCTGCTCAGCACCTACCAGCGCGACCTGAGCGAAGATCTCCTGACCCAGTCGGGCCTGATGCTTGACCCGGTCCCCCAGACCTTCCACACCATGGAATCCACGCTGCGCATCCTGCCGCGCCTGTCCACGGGTCTGAACCTCGCCGGCCTGACCACGGAAGCCGGCCGCCGCGAGGCGGGCGAGGACACCGCGTACCTGAGCGTGCTGCGCGACCTGAACGTCACGCTGCAGGAAGCCCTGACCGCCTACAACGCCAGCGTCGACCGCGTGGTCCGCGCCGACCCCGAAGCGGGCAAGGCCCTGAACGAGGCCGCGCTGAAACTGAACGACGCCGTGACCCCCGCCCTGGCCGACCTGGGCGCCGCGGTGGAAGCCGGCAACCTGAACGGCGTGGACGTCCAGGGCATCCAGAACAACGCGCTGCTTCAGGTGGGCGCCGCGTACAACTCCGGCTTGACCGCCCTGCAGCGTGACCTGACCGACCGCGTGGACACCACCGAACGGCAGCGTCTGCTGTCGCTGCTGGCCATCATCGCCGCGCTGGTGCTGGCGTTCACCCTGCTGATCCGCCTGTCGCGCGCCATCGTCAAACCGCTGACCGAACTGACCCGCGCCAGCCGCGCCGTGTCCAGCGGTGACCTGAACGTGCAGGTGCCCGTGCAGACCCGCGACGAGCTGGGCTACATGGCCTACACCTTCAACAACGCCACCACGCAGCTGCGCGTCAACGAAGAGAAGAACGTCGCCGAACGCGAGGAAGCCGCCAAGCTGCAGAACAACATCGGCTCGTTCCTGGACGTCACCATGGACATCGCGGGCGGCGACCTGACCCGCCGCGGCGTCGTCAGTGAGGACGTGCTGGGGAACGTCGTCGACTCCATCAACCTGATGGTCGACGAGCTGGGCGAGGTGCTCGGGGAAGTGCAGAAGGCCTCCGTGTCCGTGACGGACGCCAGCCGCGACATGCTCTCCACCACCGACCAGATCGTGAAGGGCGCCGACACCACCACCCAGGAAACCCGCCGCGTGGCCGACCAGGTGCGCGCCGTGACCGACGGCTTCCGCGAGATGGCCGAGGCCGCCCAGCAGAGCGCCGAATCCGCCCGCCAGGCACTGGAAGCGTCCCAGCAGGGTCGCGAGGCCGTGCTCGGAACGCTGGACGGCATGCAGAACATCCGCCGCGAGGTGCAGGGCGTCGCCCGGCGCATCAAGACCCTCGGGGAACGCTCGCTGGAAATTCAGGAGATCGTCGACACCATCTCCCGCCTGTCCAGCCAGACCAACCTGCTCGCACTGAACGCCTCCATCGAGGCCGCCGGTGCAGGGGCCGCCGGCAGCCGCTTCGCGATCGTCGCAGACGAAGTGCGTAAACTCGCGGACTCCTCCGCACAGGCCACCGCCCGCATCGCCAGCCTGATCCGCACGGTGCAGCTGGAAATCACGGAAGTGGTCACCAGCGTGGAAGACAACACCCGCGAGGTGGAACAGGGCTACCGCGTCGCCGCCGTCGCCGGGGAGCGCATCGAGCAGCTGGGCAAACTGGCCGCCGAATCCGCGCAGTTCGCCGAGCGCATCAACACGGCCACCACCGAGCAGGTGCGCAGCGTCGAGCAGGTGAGCGAGGCCGTGCAGCAGATCGGTCAGGTCGCCGAGGAATCCAACGAGAGCGTCGAGCAGGGCCGCGCCGCCGCCCGCCGCCTGCAGCACCTCGCGCAGAACCTGCTGCAGAGCCTCTCGCGTTTCAAGCTCCCCACCAACTGA
- a CDS encoding chemotaxis protein CheW, producing the protein MPDALLVRVQDTRLALPLSGEQTIAEIGTVAPLPHGEPLLRGLTTLQGRAVPLLDLAPLLGHPATPDTRLMVLTSLEGERVALIVDEVYGVSSVPTPPPGTALLLDVPGGPLLNPSALLRDLRDHLS; encoded by the coding sequence ATGCCCGACGCGCTGCTCGTCCGCGTGCAGGACACCCGCCTGGCGCTGCCCCTCTCGGGCGAGCAGACCATCGCGGAGATCGGCACCGTCGCGCCCCTCCCACACGGCGAGCCGCTGCTGCGCGGCCTGACCACCCTCCAGGGCCGCGCCGTACCCCTGCTCGACCTTGCCCCGCTGCTCGGCCACCCGGCCACGCCGGACACCCGCCTGATGGTGCTGACCAGCCTCGAAGGGGAACGCGTCGCCCTGATCGTCGACGAGGTCTACGGCGTCAGCAGCGTCCCCACCCCGCCCCCCGGCACGGCCCTGCTGCTCGACGTGCCCGGCGGCCCGCTGCTCAACCCGTCCGCCCTGCTGCGCGACCTGCGCGACCACCTCAGCTGA